In the genome of Methylomagnum ishizawai, the window ACCATCCTGTTCCAATTCCCACACCGTGAGGCGGGAGCCTTGCAGCCAGGGCCGGGTTTCACTGGCGAAAACCTTGCCCAAGCCACGGCGGTGGGCGCTGCGGATCACGCCCAGGGCGGTGCCATAGCCGCCAGTGGCGAGCGAGCCGGTATTGCAATGGGTCAAAACCCCGGTCGCGCCCGCCAGCAGATCGGCCCCGAGTTCGCCCATGCGGCGGTTCGCGGCCACATCGTCGGTATGGATGGCGCGGGCGGCTTCCAGCAAGGCCGGGACGGGGTCGCCCGCCAACCCCTGGATCAAACCGCGCATCCGCTCCAAGGCCCAAAACAAATTCACCGCTGTGGGCCGGGACCGGGCCAAGGTGTCGAGATCGGTTTCGATGGCGGTTTTCCAGGTGGCGGGTGCGGCGGCATAACGCGCTATCGCCGCCAGCACCACGCCATACGCCGCCGCGATGCCGATGGCGGGAGCGCCGCGCACGCGCATGGTGGCGATGGCCTCGGCCACCGCGCCGACCGTGGCGCAGTCGTCATAATGGAGTGTGCCGGGGAGTTGGCGCTGGTCGAGTACGCGCAAC includes:
- the mtnA gene encoding S-methyl-5-thioribose-1-phosphate isomerase; its protein translation is MTAIPIPHPTESKDSVRALYWQEGLLRVLDQRQLPGTLHYDDCATVGAVAEAIATMRVRGAPAIGIAAAYGVVLAAIARYAAAPATWKTAIETDLDTLARSRPTAVNLFWALERMRGLIQGLAGDPVPALLEAARAIHTDDVAANRRMGELGADLLAGATGVLTHCNTGSLATGGYGTALGVIRSAHRRGLGKVFASETRPWLQGSRLTVWELEQDGIPARLVADSAAAYLMKSGQVQWVIVGADRIAANGDTANKIGTYALAVTARHHGVKFMVAAPVSTIDWRTESGAGIEIEERDPRELLNPYFLREDSIISAWNPVFDVTPASLIDAIVTEHGVVLNPGPASMRALRDAIDGGAAWIPAR